The Pirellulimonas nuda genome includes a region encoding these proteins:
- a CDS encoding outer membrane protein assembly factor BamB family protein: MPQRTRSLRCYATALALAAMTTSVDAQLFAPPFGAGAAETFPPAAPTIAKAPGEARRRLMQVQALIDEQLWEEAIDGLDELAASGERGLVETRPDVYVPIADVCQSMLARLPADALAIYRSRVDAGAERQLARGVAERDPALLRVVTGQWLASSAGDEALAALGELALEAGAPGQARAYFRMVSPLLVGPTGADIPRALRGIDLAEHADHVRRIWLESPRPEELVVYPDASIAPAGALGRMIVASIRERDFDRAQRELELLTLLWPDATGTIAGRDGPLAGQLEEALAAARDWPSASPDATRVPPLLGRVWAKPVELLHPNQPAIERLRAMAPGIRFQAGVLLAAREESPPAAEVVAADGLAIFRDGGLIRAVSLAAGQPAVTPEGVLLDDGRGGAVRDAAAGAGGGPLGAGVGNRLMIDPRLRRLVVQPNMAPSVFAATAAPPVVAGHVVYAQEPAYGLGVELRGLDLRREAILSFKAAPPEGWAFAGPPWVEGPRLVVAIQQSEVRAQVGLACYARDSARLLWQTPLCSGAAGGSAASGQPVQIAVDQGLAVVNTNVGAVACVELQTGNVRWLRTYARVAPGSEGAAPGACFVARGMAYVAPSDSDSILAIDFADGTLRWRRPAVDGGGQLLGVVDGVLVGAGQKVFGIDAASGSLRYAWPDAERSGILGAGAAALAGGELFWAAGGELLTMDPRTGTQVRLPVPLPWKDAGPTRLAPSRAGILIANARQLELLGPVPATREPAEEGRLSIRSMGTRDIE, from the coding sequence GCCCTCGCCCTGGCGGCCATGACCACCAGCGTCGACGCGCAGCTATTTGCGCCTCCGTTCGGCGCAGGCGCCGCAGAGACCTTCCCCCCCGCCGCGCCGACCATCGCCAAGGCCCCGGGCGAGGCCCGCCGTCGGCTGATGCAGGTCCAGGCGCTAATCGACGAGCAACTGTGGGAGGAGGCGATCGACGGCCTCGACGAGCTTGCCGCAAGCGGCGAACGCGGCCTGGTTGAAACGCGGCCCGACGTTTACGTTCCGATCGCGGACGTCTGCCAGTCGATGCTGGCGCGCCTGCCGGCCGACGCGCTGGCCATCTACCGTTCGCGTGTCGACGCCGGCGCCGAGCGACAACTCGCCCGGGGCGTCGCCGAGCGCGACCCGGCCCTCCTGCGGGTAGTGACCGGCCAGTGGCTCGCCAGCTCGGCGGGGGACGAGGCGCTGGCGGCGCTCGGCGAGCTGGCGCTGGAAGCCGGCGCCCCCGGGCAGGCCCGTGCGTACTTTCGGATGGTAAGCCCGCTGCTGGTCGGCCCCACGGGGGCCGACATCCCGCGGGCGCTCCGCGGCATCGACCTGGCCGAGCACGCCGATCACGTGCGGCGTATCTGGCTCGAGTCGCCGCGGCCGGAAGAGCTGGTCGTCTACCCCGACGCATCGATCGCCCCGGCCGGCGCGCTGGGGCGGATGATCGTGGCGAGTATCCGCGAGCGAGACTTCGATCGCGCCCAACGCGAGCTAGAACTGCTCACACTGCTCTGGCCCGATGCAACCGGCACGATCGCCGGCCGCGACGGCCCCCTGGCCGGGCAACTGGAGGAGGCGCTCGCGGCGGCGCGCGATTGGCCCAGCGCGTCTCCCGACGCGACGCGCGTCCCCCCGCTGCTCGGGCGGGTCTGGGCCAAGCCGGTAGAGCTGTTGCACCCGAACCAGCCGGCGATCGAACGCCTGCGGGCTATGGCGCCGGGCATCCGCTTTCAAGCCGGCGTGCTGTTGGCGGCACGCGAGGAGAGCCCCCCGGCCGCCGAGGTGGTGGCGGCCGACGGGCTGGCGATCTTCCGCGACGGGGGGCTGATCCGGGCGGTGTCGCTGGCTGCCGGCCAGCCCGCGGTGACCCCCGAGGGGGTGCTGCTGGACGACGGCCGCGGGGGCGCCGTGCGAGACGCAGCAGCCGGGGCGGGGGGCGGGCCGCTGGGCGCGGGGGTGGGCAACCGACTAATGATCGACCCCCGCCTGCGTCGACTGGTGGTGCAACCCAACATGGCGCCGTCGGTCTTTGCCGCGACGGCCGCCCCCCCGGTCGTTGCTGGCCACGTGGTGTACGCCCAAGAGCCGGCTTACGGCCTGGGGGTCGAGCTGCGGGGCCTCGACCTGCGTCGGGAAGCGATCCTCTCGTTCAAGGCGGCGCCGCCGGAAGGCTGGGCGTTCGCCGGACCACCCTGGGTTGAGGGGCCACGGCTCGTGGTCGCGATCCAACAGAGTGAGGTCCGCGCTCAAGTCGGGCTCGCCTGCTACGCCCGCGACAGCGCACGGCTGCTGTGGCAGACGCCGCTGTGCAGCGGGGCGGCCGGCGGGAGTGCGGCGTCTGGGCAACCGGTGCAGATCGCCGTCGACCAGGGGCTTGCGGTCGTGAACACCAATGTTGGCGCCGTGGCCTGTGTAGAGCTGCAGACGGGGAACGTCCGCTGGTTGCGCACGTACGCCCGGGTCGCCCCCGGGTCGGAAGGGGCGGCTCCCGGGGCATGTTTTGTCGCCCGCGGCATGGCTTATGTCGCTCCCAGCGACAGCGACTCGATCCTGGCGATCGACTTTGCCGACGGTACTCTCCGCTGGCGCCGGCCGGCGGTGGACGGCGGCGGACAACTGCTCGGCGTGGTCGACGGCGTGCTGGTGGGCGCGGGGCAGAAGGTTTTTGGCATCGATGCCGCGTCGGGCTCGCTCCGGTACGCGTGGCCAGACGCCGAGCGGAGCGGCATCCTCGGGGCGGGCGCCGCGGCGCTCGCCGGGGGCGAGCTCTTCTGGGCGGCCGGTGGAGAGCTGCTGACCATGGACCCGCGGACGGGGACGCAGGTGCGGTTGCCCGTGCCGCTGCCATGGAAGGATGCCGGCCCCACGCGGCTCGCACCCAGCCGGGCGGGGATCCTGATCGCAAACGCCCGCCAGCTCGAGCTGCTCGGGCCGGTCCCCGCGACGCGTGAGCCGGCAGAAGAGGGCCGGCTGTCCATCCGCTCCATGGGAACGAGAGATATCGAGTAG